A DNA window from Impatiens glandulifera chromosome 7, dImpGla2.1, whole genome shotgun sequence contains the following coding sequences:
- the LOC124945176 gene encoding uncharacterized protein LOC124945176 — protein MGKSEQQQQLPPQLVHHGTRSVTFTFFRDSCLSVLSIIRREFNFKCLFILIFALAVLVSTIFWVVPLHSNHSGIDAINLSATVQARFVLEKPVSTLIPHIDILEYDINNEIGIIGTKVIVLSMNQRVSSNMTTVVFGFISDPPGFPISSVYLSVLRSSLVQLFLLESNLTLTTMFGKTSFFQILKFPWEITVIPETYVPFMVHPQILFNFTLNNSVDEIMQHLDDLKKQLKFGLRLRPYENVDAKITNINGSTISPPIIVQAAVKSDLGGLPPQRLKQLAQTIMGSSPAKNLGLNNTVFGKVKEISLSSYLNHSINATSPSPSPAPSPGQIGYGQTAPNRSPFAKSHSPAHSPQFKPHFPSCLKNCAPSPMHVPHLPSPSSPPSLSSPSPSPTPSPSPSPIHDYQPGPHCQFTTPPPKPAKVFHAVSPAPSVSQTHVQAPAPAPAVPTSRFSPNLSPLPSVVSSSSMSPKQGEYPETAPVFSPSYSPFPSSFPIAGGSPCYYYMEIWRCLSICGFLMFHLLCWSHR, from the exons ATGGGAAAATCCGAACAACAGCAGCAGCTGCCTCCGCAGCTAGTTCATCACGGGACGAGATCTGTTACTTTCACATTCTTCAGAGATAGTTGTTTGTCGGTGTTATCGATAATTCGAAGGGAGTTCAATTTCAAATGTCtgttcattttgatttttgctTTAGCTGTTTTAGTATCAACCATCTTCTGGGTCGTTCCTCTTCACTCGAATCATTCCGGTATTGATGCTATCAATCTTAGtg CAACTGTTCAAGCGCGTTTTGTGCTGGAAAAGCCGGTTTCTACATTAATTCCACATATTGATATACTAGAGTATGATATCAATAACGAAATTGGTATTATTGGCACAAAG GTTATTGTTCTTTCCATGAATCAAAGAGTTTCATCTAACATGACAACTGTTGTGTTCGGATTTATATCAGATCCTCCTGGTTTTCCAATAAGTTCAGTGTATTTAAGTGTTCTGAGATCGTCTTTAGTACAGCTGTTTCTTCTAGAATCCAATTTAACCTTAACAACAATGTTTGGGAAGACATCATTCTTTCAAATCTTGAAATTTCCATGGGAGATTACTGTTATTCCTGAGACTTATGTCCCCTTTATGGTTCACCCTCAAATCCTTTTCAATTTTACATTGAATAATTCAGTTGATGAGATTATGCAACATCTGGATGATCTAAAGAAGCAGTTGAAGTTTGGGCTTCGTCTTAGGCCTTATGAG AATGTGGATGCGAagattacaaatataaatgGGTCGACCATCAGTCCCCCAATTATAGTTCAAGCTGCTGTAAAATCTGATTTGGGGGGTCTTCCTCCACAGAGATTAAAGCAATTGGCTCAAACAATCATGGGTTCCTCTCCTGCAAAGAATCTCGGCCTGAACAACACTGTTTTTGGAAAAGTTAAGGAAATCAGTCTCTCGTCTTATCTGAACCACTCAATCAATGCTACTTCACCTAGTCCTTCACCCGCTCCATCTCCAGGCCAGATTGGTTATGGCCAAACTGCTCCAAATCGGTCCCCTTTCGCTAAATCTCATTCGCCAGCTCACTCGCCTCAATTCAAGCCTCATTTTCCATCTTGTTTGAAAAACTGTGCTCCTTCTCCTAtgcatgttcctcatttgccttCACCTTCTTCTCCTCCATCTCTgtcttcaccttcaccttcacctacACCTTCTCCTTCCCCTTCCCCGATTCATGATTATCAACCGGGCCCACATTGCCAATTTACAACTCCACCACCAAAGCCTGCAAAAGTTTTCCACGCTGTTTCACCTGCTCCTTCAGTTTCTCAGACGCATGTACAAGCTCCAGCTCCTGCTCCTGCTGTCCCTACATCTCGTTTCTCGCCAAATCTATCTCCTTTACCTTCTGTAGTATCCTCCTCTAGCATGAGTCCAAAACAGGGAGAGTATCCTGAAACTGCACCAGTTTTCTCTCCTTCATACTCGCCTTTTCCATCAT CCTTTCCTATAGCAGGTGGAAGTCCTTGTTACTACTACATGGAAATTTGGCGATGTCTTAGTATTTGTGGGTTCTTAATGTTCCATCTCCTATGTTGGTCACATCGATAA